Part of the Paenibacillus guangzhouensis genome is shown below.
AGGAATCGTAAAGGAATGATCTTCACCCGTTAAAAAGCGGTAATCAGGATAGCTTAGCTCTTCATCGGCTGCCATTTGATCGACCCATGGTGAAAAGGTGCGGAACTTTACTTGGTTGAGCGCTTCATCAAACTCCGCAAGCCGCAGCCAGCCGTTGCCGCCCCGATAACTATCTTGATAATTGATTAATAGTTGAATCACATCCTGTCCATGCTGGTTCGATCGAACCTGATATCCCGCTCCATCATAATGACCGTTTACCGTCATGAACACCTGATTATACGGATCAACAAGCTGTTCCCAAATCATACGTCCATTCGCCGATTCTTCTAATTGACGGGTATGATTGTGGTATAGAATATCATGAGAGATAACAACCGTAGGCAGCTCTAGGTGTTCATCTAGGATTTGCTTGCACCAATGAATATCTGATGTGAGGTGCTTCATATCGACTATCAGCCATAGATAGTTGTAACTTCCCGCTTCCATGATGCCATAGGAGCTGTAGCGCGAAGGGGCGTATCCCTTCACATAGGGCTTATCCTTGAAGCGATGCGGACCGAAATATCCGAGATACGTATCCGCATCATCATAATCATGATTGCCTGCCGTCATCAAATAAGGGATCTCATCATGATCGAGGATGGATATCGCCAGTGAAGCCCGTTCCCATTCTTCTCTAGCATCACTATGGTCTACCACGTCGCCAAGAAATGCCGTCATGGCAATATTCCCATGGGAAGACCACTTCCTCACCCACTCCACCTGCGCATGGAACATATGTGGATTAAGATATACAAGTTTCTGCGGATCAGGAATGAACACAAAATGGTAATTACACTGCATGTACGAAGCGACTTCTCCTTCATTTGTACCCTCGAGAATCTTAAGCGGCTTCAGATCATCCAGCCATGCCGACTTATGCAGCGGCTTATCCGTTAGTCGGATCTGGCTAATTCGCCCTGAGAATAATTTGTCGAGCTTCCCTTGCCATTCAGATGCACCAACATTCCATCCCTTCCCCGGGACGACAGAGAGCCCCTGAAGATCTTGCTGAAGGCAAGCATAGTCACATATGCCATTCACATAGAGCAGCGTCTGTTTGGTATCGTTCACGATCACAACATGATGCCATTCCTCCTCTTTCAAATACCGCGACCAGCTCGTCGCTGACGTATTCCCCTGTGCCGGATGGTAGACCCACTGGTACTCCATGCAATTGGATACCGATAACGTCGCAAGCAGCTCGTGTTCTGCCTCTCGCCCAAGCTCTGCCCCGCTCCCCTGTCTCGTTAGCACGCCCATCCAACTGTGTGAGGCCTCATCAAAAGGATGGGGCAGGTGCACAATGGCTTCGATCGTATACCCTTCTTCAAAAGAGAGTTCGTTGATCGGTGCCTTTTCAGTCGTCCGGAAATAACTGCGGCCAGCAGCATCGAGGTCATTATTAAAACTCAATACCTCTCCATGGTATGGATCTTGCTCCCACTTCATGGATGGCCGCTCCTCTGACAGATCTAATGGATTAGCAGCGCAAGGAATCGATACGGCCTCCAAATGATTTCCATTTCCACTCTGATCTTCAATGATGAGATCACCCGCTTCCATGGAGCCCGATAATACATGATCCGAACGGAAAACCCAGTGTGCAACAACACGCGGCAAAGACGCATGGCTCTTCAAATGATCGTCCATTTCTCGAGAAGTCATGTCTGGCACCTCTCAATCACACGGCTGGAGTTGAGCCATGAACCACGCTTTTGCTTCCAACCAATTATTCACACGTACATATCCGGTCTCATGAACATTGCGAGGCGCTGTAAAGAGAATCCCTTGCCCCTCGAAGGCACGAAGCTGATTCACATTGTCATCGACCATGTAGTCTGCGCGAATGATGCTCTTATCGCCACAGAATACAAAGTTCATCGCATTCAAAAAATCAAAATGCTCCAGCAGCCACTCATACTTGGCCTGGAAAGAGGCCGGTACTTCCATGGCTGCAGTAGTAATATAGATCTCGTAATGTTCCGAGAGCTCTCGAAGCACTTCTTGGCTATGCGCCATCACCTTAATATTGCGAAAGAAATCTTCCCGATCATAATAACTTTCAATCGCCTGTCTGGCATTAGGCCTAGCCTGAACCAAGTTCATACCTTCAAGTTCTGACACCTTCAGTTCATCTTGATAATCCCGGTTATACCACTCCAGATGTGTAGTCAGCGTGTCTGCAATGACTTCATCCATATCAATGGCTATACGTTTCATCGTTCGCTCCCCCTGCAAGTCATGATCACATCCAACACAATCAGGCAACAATACAAATAAGTCTCACAGAACCAAAACGGATGTCTCCATCATAGAAGATATATGTTAGCTTTATTTAAAACTTTTGTTAAATATTTGTAAATGGATGGTGTTTATGCATATTTAGTTTGGTGTCTATGGTTTAAGAGACTATACCTCTTGAAAGTAGTTAGAATATACTATCGTAACTCGTGTTAGTTAAATTAGTTCATGAAAGGTTGAGCAATGATGAGATCAGATAATAACTTCACGATCAACGACGACGGTTATTCCCCAGATGAGCAATCTCCACCAATGAATAGTCCTCCTTCCAAATCTTTTTTTGAGCATATCGGTGGAATGGACGGTGTGATGTCCATCATGGGACAATTTCAACAAGCATATGGATTGTACAAGCAAATGCGCCCTACATTTGATTTGTTTAGCTCGTTTATGCAGCCCAAAGCATTCGTGCAGAACGTGAATTCACATAAGAATAGAAACAAGAGTTCGAGATCCCGTAATGGTAATAAAAGAGCCAATAGTCATGCTGCATATAGAAAAAGAGTTGCGAAGGGAAAGCGGATCTGAATCATTCGGTTCCTGATCCTCGCCAGATTAAAAAAGACTGCCTAACAAACTCTAGGCAGCCTTTTTCTTGTGTTTTAGTATAATGTAGGAATTGGAGGACATGAAACTGCACTGATAAATCTTGGATCCATACCGTAGTACGACCAGAACACACCATTCCAACGATAGCCCGAAACTTCACCATATTCCACACGTGTCGGATAAAACCAAAAGCTTTCCCCATTTATTAACCATACATATGTGTATTGATGAACGCAGTCTACGATATAGGATACAGCAGGTTTTTGTGGGACGAAATTTGGGGGTGGGGACTGTGGCATATATGTCATGTGATTTCACTCCTTATGAAGGGGAATCAATTTGAGCTATGTATTGTATGTAGGTTCATAACTAAATGATCGTACAGACGCCTAATTCAATAAGAAAAGGACAAGTCGGTAAGTAATTTTACTTACGATCTTGTCCTTAAAAGCAATTGCTAATATTAGCTCATCATTTTATGATAACTTTGCTGACTGACAACACGTCTAGCCGTAACATACCGATTTTTATAATAGGATTCAGACAGACTACTTATCGTTACACCTTTACTGCTTGATGAATGCGCAAACTTATTGTCGCCAAGGAAAAGACCAACATGAGAAATCCCTTGTCCATCCGTATTGAAAAACACCAAGTCCCCTGCGCGTAGATTTGCTTGATCTACCTTTGTACCTTCTGTTGCCTGCGTTTTTGAAGTACGTGGTAAATCTAACTTGAACTTATCAAAAATATATTGAATGAAACCCGAGCAATCAAAGCCAGATTTTGTCGTACCTCCCCAGAGGTATGGCGTTCCAATAACTTTATCCACTTCATTTGTAAGATTAGACGAACTAGCATATGTACTTGTGGTACCAGCGGTAAACAACATTGCCGCTCCTAACATGGAAATAATGACTTTCTTCATGATGTCTCCCTTCGATGCCTACGGAGTTAGCTGAGGGTTCGGTAGAAGGTTCCCTATATTCTTCAATAGATTAGAATAATTCACCCAGAATTGGTTCCCCCGTTTTCTCTAAATAGAAATTCGGCCAAATATTAATTTTTTGTAACCTTTAATACTGTATTATATTTTCAGGTATTTTGTCAAATCATCTTGTAAGAGCTTACTATAACTAGATCAGAGTCACATGCTAGATGTCTAAGTGACATGAGACCTTGATACTGTAGACTTTTGTCCTATTCAGCATTGACGAAATATCATAAAATTACAATGACAAGTAACAATAATGAGTCGAAAATACCAATTACAAAATTGTAAATAGTTATTCATAATAAAAAAAGAGTGAAGCACATGAAGTACTCCACTCTTGTGTTCATATCAAGTTATTACACCACTGCTCATACCAACGGATAATTTCTTCACTGATCGGGAGCTCCATATCACTTTCCATTCTCGTCTTCAGTAGAAAAAATTGTTCTTCTACACCCACTTGATTATCAATCGCATGATTAAGCTTCATTAATAAGAAATAGTAATCTTCCTCATCCGGTTTTATCCGCTGAGCGTCCTGAATCAACCGAATGGCTTTATCCATTAAGCCTTGTTGCTCATAAAATTCGCTTACTCTTCTTATTTGGTACAGCCATAACATTCGCAATCGTTCCCGTTCATGCTCCGCCCATAGGTACTCGTAATTTCCAAGATAATCACCAGTATACATCTTTAACACATGTTCATGAGAATCGACGGTGTCTGCATCAAGACGACCCAATTGCTTCAAATCTTTTTCCCATAACTCCGTATCAACGTGAGCATTCCCCATATCCAGCCGATAGCCTGTCTCCAATTCACCAATGCGGATGGAAATCGAATCCATCCTGTAATTTTTTAAAGTCTGGCGTATATGGTAAATCGCCGTATAGAGATATTGTACCGCTTTATCCTCTGGCGTGTCTGGCCATAACAATTCAAGTAGTAAGTTCCGACTGACTACCCGCTTGCGATGGTGGAGCAGATAAGCGAATAATTCCTGTGCCTTACTCGTCCGCCACTTCACGTTCTGCGTCTTCATGGCATTTAACTGAAAGCGGATTTGTTCGAAGCAGCAAACCATAGGCGTATTCAAATCCTGCGTTTCCTTTGTTCCTTTTAGATTCATTTTATCCATAACGCGCATGACCGTTTGGTTTAGTCGCTCGAGTTGTACCGGCTTCATGATGTAATCCACAGCATAAAGCTCGAATGCACGCACGGCATACTGATCGTAACCAGTGACAAAAACAATTTCCGTACCAGGGACGACGGTCTGTATCTGCATGCCCAGCTCTAATCCATCGATCTCAGGCATTTGGATATCCAAAAAAACGACATCGGGGCGATGCTCTAAAACGCCTAAGGTCACTTCATTCGGATCCGAATATGAGGCGACGATCTCCACACCACTAACCACACGTTCAAGCAATTTCTGAAGTCTACTCAATGCTAGCGGCTCATCGTCAACCAAAATAACTTTCATTTATTAACCATCCCTTTTGCATATACTTGTTAAGAATAATATTTTTAGTAATAAAGTGAACATTAATCATAAGGATGCTATTAGTGAAAGTTATGTCTTCCAATATATCGACACTTTCATTATTTAATATCGGTCAGGTAACATAATGGAATGATATTATGGATAGATTGCCAACATAATAAAACCATAATACAATACGCTTATTTCCAAGCGAGGCAGTCTAAACAGGCCTTCTTCGCTTTCGATAGCACACAGCTCACGCTCCACCTTGTTTAGAATTTGTCGAGTTTTGTCGTATATAATAGATTTCACAATGGAACTCGAAAGATACAAGGGGGATTACTGTGCATCGGAACGTTCTCAAAGAATTACACAAGCTTAGCCATGACGACGAACTGAGATATCATCTGCTCATGAGATATTTGCGAACCATCGGAGAGGAGAAGAAACAACGCGGTTTTCTTAAAAAATTCAAAAAACAATGGAAAACGTACGTGTCAGCAAAAAAAGAGAGTCCTCTGATAAGATCGATGGATACATCCCAGTCTTCGAATGAATAGTCTTTGCCGATATCATTCCTTCATTCATAAATCAACAATGGCCGACTTCATGTCGTCCATTGTTGCACAAATCCTCACGCTACTCTGCCGATTTCCCTTCACTCCAAAAATTCTTTGATGAAGCGTTAACTATAACAAAAAATCGCGCCCCATAATGGAGAACGCGATACGATGCAACTTAACTCCGTATTTTAACATCTTCATTTACGCTTTCGGGCGATTACTGCTAACCTACCATCTTCGGTTGAATATTCACACGTAGACAGCACAATAAGTTTATCACCATACCCGGCTGTCACGCCCGTGTCGTAAAGCGCAAGTTTTTTGATATTCTGAATATAAGCGTCAAACTCAGCGGGTGTTCCTGTCTTTTCAATCTGGTAGTATTTAAAAACATCATCCGATTTGCGATAAACCTTTGACAGAATAACGGCAAGTATCTCATACTCTTCCTTTTCGTAAAGCGTACTGAACTGGAACGTAGCATGCTCCTTATAATAGCTTTCTTTCTTGTACTCCATCAAATCTGCAAACATCATACCGCTCTTCATGTGATGTCCATGAATCAACAAAATGCCTGAGCTGTTTATCCGACTGTACGCGTCCAGAAAAGGGAGTCCGTTTTTGCTCTCCTTTTTATCGAAATCATGATTGAGATAGAATTCCGAATCCTGTTGGTTTTGCATGATCGGGTAATCAATTCGGGTACCGTCGATTCTCAGCCAACCGATGATGTCCGTGTTTCTCCCGTAAAGCTCTTGAAATTCGGGGAGCATGACCGTCTCATGCGCCTTTGTGATAAAAGGTGAGGCTGTTGCAGCCTCACCCCCAATGGTTGATTCTTTGTTCCATAATTCTGCTATCTCTTTGATTTTCTGCTGTTCAGCATAATCCCGCAGGAGAATTCTCGCAATATTGACGAGAGAAAAAATCAACACAAGAATGGAAATGGCAATAAGAATTTTTTTGATTTTGCTCATTTTCTTACCGCCTTTCCGATTACTGAATGTGCTTTTCCTTCTTCCTATTGGACAAACAGAACCCGATCACAATCAAGGACATCATCGCCAAAGCCATGTAGAAGATTGGCGATGTGCTATTATCTCCTGTTTGCGGAACATCGTCCAGCTCGTTGTTACCGGTGCCGGTTCCATTGTTACCGTTGTCGGTTCCATTGTTACCGGTGCCGGTTCCATTGTTACCGGTGCCGGTTCCATTGTTACCGTTGCCGCCACCGTTGTTACCGTTGCCGCCACCGTTGTTACCGTTGCCGCCACCGTTGTTACCGTTGCCGCCACCGTTGTTACCGTTGCCGCCACCGTTGTTACCGTTGCCGCCACCGTTGTTACCGTTGCCGCCACCGTTGTTACCGTTGCCGCCACCGTTGTTACCGTTGCCGCCACCGTTGTTACCGTTGCCGCCACCGTTGTTACCGTTGCCGCCACCGTTGTTACCGTTGCCGCCACCGTTGTTACCGTTGCCGCCACCGTTGTTACCGTTGCCGCCACCGTTGTTACCGTTGCCGCCACCGTTGTTACCATTGCTGCCACCGTTGTTACCATTGCCGCCGGAACTGATCGGCGTCAGTTGTACATCGTAGCGCACAATGTCGCTTCCAACCGAGATTGTTGCGCTCGTATGCGTCACATACCCGGCTTTGGATACAACCAGATAGTAATCCGTATCCGGGAATACCATATATGCATATGCTCCGGTTGCATCGCTGATCTGGCTTGGGCTGGCGTTATCGTTCGGAGCAAAGCCAGGAATCACAGGCAACGTTACTTTTGTGCCTGGAACGATGCCGTTCGCTTTGTTCCTTGGTGTGTCCGCATAATACAGCGTCACTTCAGCGCCTTCAATGAATGCGCCGGTTTTTGCATCTGTAATTTTACCATACGGGTCAACCAGTTGCTCGGAGATATTGAGCTCCCCGCTTGCACTCACATTCAAGTCCGCATCCTTGATCACGGTCAATTCCTTGCCCAGTTCAAATTCATAGCGAAGCTCCAGCTTGTAGCTGCCTGTAGACAAGCCTTCTGCAACGAATGTGCCGTTAGATTGCAAGTCGAATGCTTTTGGAACTCCGTTCTGATCCAGAATGTAGTCTCCAGTCGCATCCCGCAAATAAATATGCATTTTGCCTGCAAAAGCGCTGTTAAGCAGCGAAGATTTCCCATCAGGCTGCTTCAGAAGCACGATACCAACAGCCGTTATTTCCGCTGGAACTGGCTGGCCTCCTGTCACGCCGCTGTCGATCTCTGCTTTTTGCGTGAAGGTAACAGGCGTTGGCGTTCCGTTGATATTGTATTGCTGCGTGTAGCTGACAGTATAGCTTCCACCTGGAGGAACAGGAAGGAAATACACGCCGTTCTCATCGGTCGTGATCGTATGTTCCTCTTTCGTGTCATCATTTTTCACCGTAACTGTCGCATTGGGAATGACTTTGCCCGTCGTGTTGTCCCTCAGCACACCGGTGATTGCCGCCGGCATAGCAGTTACGGTCACAGGCGTTGCGATTGCTACGCCGTCTACCGTGCTGGTCGACTTTGCGCCGATCGTGTGTACTTCTGGTGTCGATCCAGTCAGCTTCTGCGGCGTATAAGTGATAACTGCCTTGCCCTCTGCATTGGTCGTTGCCTTCACTTCCGTGTTGTCCGGGAGCGTGAAAACAATTTCTCTGTCCGCAACTGGCTTTCCTTCGTGGTCGATCAGCGTAGCCGTAATCTCCGAAGGCGTCTTGCCGTCACCAGGAACAATCGCAGGATTTGCTGTCAGTGTCAGCGTGCTGGACAAATAGCGCGTATTGATGAAGCGTGCCTCGGCAATCTTCTTCTCCTCGATCGTACCGGTATGCACGAAATTCTTAGGGTCAGTCGTGTAACCGTCCGACGTATAATCCGTCTGGGTGACGGTATAGGTCACGCCCTTGAGAATTTGGCTGGCATCAAAGATGGCAGTCTCTCCATGCTTGAGGGAGATCGTGCCGCCGGATTGGATCGTTCCCGTCCCACTCGTGCCATCGATTTTCGTATACGTATAAGTATACTCCTTGCTAGGATTTGCGCCATCGAACTTCACGGTGTACGTAAACAGCTTGTCCTTCTCTCCGCCGTTACCTGCCACCGTCTGCCCGATCAACAGACCGCCGTACACCATCCGCGTGTTGACGAATGATGCTATAGCGTCTTCGCCATCCGTGATCGTCCCGGTAGACTTCCATTCCGGCAAGTTCACCGCATATCCGTCTGTTGTATAGTCATTCTCTGTCACGGTATAGACCGTATCCTTCGATATACCGGTAATGACGATGTTCTCTCCATGCCTCAGCATGAATGTTCCGCCAGATTGGATCGTACCTGTCTCATTCGTGCCGTCGATTTTCGTATACGTATAAGTATACTTCTTGCTAGGATCTGCGCCATCGAACTTCACGGTGTACTTAAACAGCTTGTCCTTCTCTCCACCGTTGCCTGTCACCGTCTGACTAACCGTCAGTTGGCCGTCGAGATACTTGGCATTGATATAATGCGCTTCGACAGTGCTGTTCTTTACAATACTGCCTGTACGCGTCAAATTCGCCGGGTTCGTTGTATAGCCGTTACTTGTATAATCGTCCTGAACGATCGTGTAGGTGATGCCGTCAGGGATGCCCTTGAAGGTTACGACATTTCCGCCTTTCAGCGTAATCTTTCCGCCGCTCGTCACAGTGCCAAGCTTCTTGCCGGAAGCATCGTAATAGTCATAAGACTTGCCGTTGCTGAACGTAATCTTGTAGCTAAAGTCCTTAGTCTGGTCCGCAGCTTTCCCTTCAAGCTGCATATCCAGCTTCAAATCGCCAGTCTCCCACAGTGGGGTTGGCACAACCAGCAGATTATTCGAATCTACCTTTATGCCGTCTACCCAGATGGGCTTTCCTGGCGTATTTCCTACATATACTTGATAAATTCTTGTCGTTGGTAGCCAAGTATTTGTGTCAATATAAGTTTCCTTCAGCT
Proteins encoded:
- a CDS encoding response regulator; this translates as MKVILVDDEPLALSRLQKLLERVVSGVEIVASYSDPNEVTLGVLEHRPDVVFLDIQMPEIDGLELGMQIQTVVPGTEIVFVTGYDQYAVRAFELYAVDYIMKPVQLERLNQTVMRVMDKMNLKGTKETQDLNTPMVCCFEQIRFQLNAMKTQNVKWRTSKAQELFAYLLHHRKRVVSRNLLLELLWPDTPEDKAVQYLYTAIYHIRQTLKNYRMDSISIRIGELETGYRLDMGNAHVDTELWEKDLKQLGRLDADTVDSHEHVLKMYTGDYLGNYEYLWAEHERERLRMLWLYQIRRVSEFYEQQGLMDKAIRLIQDAQRIKPDEEDYYFLLMKLNHAIDNQVGVEEQFFLLKTRMESDMELPISEEIIRWYEQWCNNLI
- the srtB gene encoding class B sortase; the protein is MSKIKKILIAISILVLIFSLVNIARILLRDYAEQQKIKEIAELWNKESTIGGEAATASPFITKAHETVMLPEFQELYGRNTDIIGWLRIDGTRIDYPIMQNQQDSEFYLNHDFDKKESKNGLPFLDAYSRINSSGILLIHGHHMKSGMMFADLMEYKKESYYKEHATFQFSTLYEKEEYEILAVILSKVYRKSDDVFKYYQIEKTGTPAEFDAYIQNIKKLALYDTGVTAGYGDKLIVLSTCEYSTEDGRLAVIARKRK
- a CDS encoding C40 family peptidase, giving the protein MKKVIISMLGAAMLFTAGTTSTYASSSNLTNEVDKVIGTPYLWGGTTKSGFDCSGFIQYIFDKFKLDLPRTSKTQATEGTKVDQANLRAGDLVFFNTDGQGISHVGLFLGDNKFAHSSSSKGVTISSLSESYYKNRYVTARRVVSQQSYHKMMS
- a CDS encoding LamG-like jellyroll fold domain-containing protein; this translates as MTSREMDDHLKSHASLPRVVAHWVFRSDHVLSGSMEAGDLIIEDQSGNGNHLEAVSIPCAANPLDLSEERPSMKWEQDPYHGEVLSFNNDLDAAGRSYFRTTEKAPINELSFEEGYTIEAIVHLPHPFDEASHSWMGVLTRQGSGAELGREAEHELLATLSVSNCMEYQWVYHPAQGNTSATSWSRYLKEEEWHHVVIVNDTKQTLLYVNGICDYACLQQDLQGLSVVPGKGWNVGASEWQGKLDKLFSGRISQIRLTDKPLHKSAWLDDLKPLKILEGTNEGEVASYMQCNYHFVFIPDPQKLVYLNPHMFHAQVEWVRKWSSHGNIAMTAFLGDVVDHSDAREEWERASLAISILDHDEIPYLMTAGNHDYDDADTYLGYFGPHRFKDKPYVKGYAPSRYSSYGIMEAGSYNYLWLIVDMKHLTSDIHWCKQILDEHLELPTVVISHDILYHNHTRQLEESANGRMIWEQLVDPYNQVFMTVNGHYDGAGYQVRSNQHGQDVIQLLINYQDSYRGGNGWLRLAEFDEALNQVKFRTFSPWVDQMAADEELSYPDYRFLTGEDHSFTIPLHFKARFGLLQPDI
- a CDS encoding 5' nucleotidase, NT5C type translates to MKRIAIDMDEVIADTLTTHLEWYNRDYQDELKVSELEGMNLVQARPNARQAIESYYDREDFFRNIKVMAHSQEVLRELSEHYEIYITTAAMEVPASFQAKYEWLLEHFDFLNAMNFVFCGDKSIIRADYMVDDNVNQLRAFEGQGILFTAPRNVHETGYVRVNNWLEAKAWFMAQLQPCD